CGACATGGGCGCGTCCTTCGGCAGCGGCTCGGCGGGCAGCCTGTTCGGTGCCACCGGCAGTGCCAACTTCCTGTCGCGCTCGACCGCCGTGTCGGCCGCCGTGTTCTTCCTGTGCACGCTGGCCCTGGTGTACTTCGCCGGTGCCAACCGCGGCGCGGCCACCACCAGCGACAGCGTGCTCGACCGCGCGGCCGTGCCGGCCGTGGTCGCCAGCGGTCCCGTGCAGCTGCCGGGCGCCGTGCTCGCTCCGGCCTCGGCTGCCGCCATTCCCGCCGTGGAAGCCAGCGCTCCCGCGGCTGCTGCATCGCAGGCCTCCACCACGAAGTGACGGAGGAGGGAAGACGTTCGTCGAATGTCCTCCTAATTTGGTGTGCTGCAATGCAGCGATTCCATGCCCAAACTGAGGGATTCAGGTTAGAATAAGTGGCTGTTCGGTGAGCAAACCTCAAGCGATCCGGACATACTCTAAAAGAGCACCGCCGACGTGGTGAAATTGGTAGACACGCTATCTTGAGGGGGTAGTGGCGAAAGCTGTGCGAGTTCGAGTCTCGCCGTC
This genomic stretch from Piscinibacter gummiphilus harbors:
- the secG gene encoding preprotein translocase subunit SecG; amino-acid sequence: MQMLLNVVLAVQMLSALVMIGLVLIQHGKGADMGASFGSGSAGSLFGATGSANFLSRSTAVSAAVFFLCTLALVYFAGANRGAATTSDSVLDRAAVPAVVASGPVQLPGAVLAPASAAAIPAVEASAPAAAASQASTTK